A stretch of Corallococcus exiguus DNA encodes these proteins:
- a CDS encoding DUF481 domain-containing protein, producing the protein MSPLLILFAAMAQTPTPPSEAADASSSASVASAAEEEDEDEGPWTGSAGLGASYFGGNARSFTITGDAMAEYESPVWALTLEADGAYGNAAAEDEEEREVTALTLGGWARGDYRFTRLVSAYTFLGLETDHPASLELRTEVELGIGLTFLERKKKKTEKELFLRTYLGASYAKDRRFQYTPTREDLPNVTLWSPAVGVAFRYDINEHVHLREDALLLPDIFGDTRVLLDSTTKLSVHLTDRFALTTYFKLQHDSAPAAGKVKTDTSLSVGGELEI; encoded by the coding sequence ATGAGTCCACTCCTCATCCTCTTCGCGGCCATGGCCCAGACACCCACGCCTCCTTCCGAAGCGGCGGATGCCTCCTCATCGGCTTCCGTCGCGTCAGCAGCCGAGGAAGAGGACGAGGACGAAGGGCCCTGGACGGGCTCGGCCGGGCTCGGCGCCTCCTACTTCGGCGGCAACGCCCGCTCCTTCACCATCACGGGTGATGCGATGGCGGAGTACGAGTCCCCGGTGTGGGCGCTCACCCTGGAGGCGGATGGCGCCTACGGCAACGCGGCCGCGGAGGACGAGGAGGAGCGGGAGGTCACGGCCCTGACGCTCGGCGGCTGGGCGCGCGGCGACTACCGCTTCACGCGCCTGGTCAGCGCCTACACCTTCCTGGGCCTGGAGACAGACCACCCCGCCAGCCTGGAGCTGCGCACCGAGGTGGAGCTGGGCATCGGCCTCACGTTCCTGGAGCGGAAGAAGAAGAAGACGGAGAAGGAGCTCTTCCTGCGCACGTACCTGGGCGCGAGCTACGCCAAGGACCGCCGATTCCAGTACACCCCCACGCGCGAGGACCTGCCGAACGTGACCTTGTGGTCACCCGCGGTGGGCGTGGCGTTCCGCTACGACATCAACGAGCACGTGCACCTGCGCGAGGACGCCCTGCTGCTCCCGGACATCTTCGGAGACACACGCGTCCTGCTGGACTCCACCACGAAGCTGTCCGTGCACCTGACGGACCGCTTCGCGCTCACCACGTACTTCAAACTGCAACACGACAGCGCACCCGCGGCGGGCAAGGTCAAGACGGATACCTCGCTCTCCGTGGGTGGCGAGCTGGAGATCTGA
- a CDS encoding AbgT family transporter, with amino-acid sequence MAKAAHFDDVQVPGETKNKQRTPPKKKGMERVLDAIERVGNKVPHPAVIFVALIAIVMVLSHIFYRMGASVTYETINPDTHQLEETTTAAKSLLTGEGLRFMFAGVVQHFMDFNAVGVIIVAMLGVGVADAAGLVGALIRKLVAVAPARLLTYILVFVGILSSIAADAGYLVLIPLAAAAYLTVGRHPLAGLAASFAGVAAVFTVNILIKPLDGILTEITNDAIHIMAPDRSIDLTANFWFSLASVVMLTIIVSLISDKLIEPRLGEYKGEKPATAGAKLSPEESRGLKFAFWGLVGVLVFFGLLALPPGAPLRNPETGALIGDSPFMNGLIVAITVLFLVTGAAYGVGAGTMKNSVDVIKAMEKAVAGLGGLIFLLFIISQFIALFTYTNMATIAAVKVGDALEHAGLGALPLLIGFVLVVAVLDLIMTGAIPKWAIFAPVFVPLLMRLNVDPEAVLAAYRVGDGPFNAISPLNAYFALIVTFAQKYQKDAGVGTVVALMLPYVIVVFAVWIALLVAWQVLGLPWGLG; translated from the coding sequence ATGGCCAAAGCGGCTCATTTCGACGACGTCCAGGTCCCAGGCGAGACCAAGAACAAACAGCGCACGCCGCCAAAGAAGAAGGGCATGGAGCGGGTGCTCGACGCCATCGAGCGGGTGGGCAACAAGGTCCCCCACCCCGCGGTCATCTTCGTCGCGCTGATTGCCATCGTGATGGTGCTCTCCCACATCTTCTACAGGATGGGAGCCAGCGTCACCTACGAGACCATCAACCCGGACACGCACCAACTGGAGGAGACGACCACCGCCGCGAAGAGCCTGCTGACGGGCGAGGGCCTGCGCTTCATGTTCGCGGGCGTCGTCCAGCACTTCATGGACTTCAACGCGGTGGGCGTCATCATCGTCGCCATGCTGGGCGTGGGCGTCGCGGACGCAGCGGGCCTGGTGGGCGCGCTCATCCGCAAGCTGGTGGCGGTCGCTCCGGCCCGGCTCCTCACGTACATCCTGGTGTTCGTGGGCATCCTGTCGAGCATCGCCGCGGATGCCGGCTACCTGGTGCTGATTCCCCTGGCGGCGGCCGCCTACCTCACCGTGGGCAGGCATCCGCTCGCGGGCCTGGCGGCCTCGTTCGCCGGTGTCGCCGCGGTCTTCACCGTCAACATCCTGATCAAACCGCTGGACGGCATCCTGACGGAGATCACCAACGACGCCATCCACATCATGGCGCCGGACCGCTCCATCGACCTGACGGCGAACTTCTGGTTCTCCCTCGCGTCGGTGGTGATGCTGACCATCATCGTGTCGCTCATCAGCGACAAGCTCATCGAACCCCGGCTGGGTGAGTACAAGGGAGAGAAGCCGGCCACGGCGGGCGCGAAGCTGTCCCCGGAGGAGTCGCGGGGGCTGAAGTTCGCGTTCTGGGGGCTCGTGGGCGTGCTGGTGTTCTTCGGCCTGCTGGCGCTGCCCCCGGGGGCTCCGCTGCGCAACCCGGAGACGGGCGCGCTCATCGGGGACTCGCCGTTCATGAACGGCCTCATCGTCGCCATCACCGTGCTGTTCCTGGTGACGGGGGCCGCCTACGGCGTCGGCGCCGGGACGATGAAGAATAGCGTGGACGTCATCAAGGCCATGGAGAAGGCGGTCGCCGGGCTGGGCGGCCTCATCTTCCTGCTGTTCATCATCAGCCAGTTCATCGCCCTGTTCACCTACACGAACATGGCGACCATCGCGGCCGTGAAGGTGGGTGATGCCCTGGAGCACGCGGGCCTGGGCGCGCTGCCGCTGCTCATCGGGTTCGTGCTGGTGGTCGCCGTCCTGGACCTCATCATGACGGGCGCCATTCCGAAGTGGGCCATCTTCGCGCCGGTGTTCGTGCCGCTCTTGATGCGGCTGAACGTGGACCCGGAGGCCGTGCTCGCCGCGTACCGCGTGGGTGACGGTCCGTTCAATGCCATCTCACCGCTGAACGCCTACTTCGCGCTCATCGTCACCTTCGCCCAGAAGTACCAGAAGGACGCGGGCGTGGGGACCGTGGTGGCCTTGATGCTGCCGTACGTCATCGTGGTCTTCGCCGTGTGGATTGCCCTGTTGGTCGCGTGGCAGGTCCTGGGACTGCCCTGGGGGCTTGGGTAG
- a CDS encoding leucyl aminopeptidase, which yields MLTSFHSRAQAEFHPAPSIESLEETKLAVSTTLPTDVGCVGTFVGADEEVKAPGLDRAFLKAAGFEGKAGQTLLIPRSGGPPLVAVGLGARGQLDAGKLRDAAAAFARAVGQQKRVALQVPDTGSVPADLAAQALTEGVLLARYRYRPYKRNSEQEPPLEALTLVPGSKNTEEVEQGMVRGGIHARATAFARDLANSPATLLTAARLAKVAESLAKRCGLEVEVFDGEALAGLGCGGLLGVNAGSTEPPRMIKLTYTPRGSKGEAVQPLGRVSLVGKGIMFDSGGLGLKPNDLVHATMKGDMSGAGAILAAMTALKQLGCRTAVTAYLMCTDNMPSGTAMKLGDVLTVRGGKTVEVINTDAEGRLVMSDALVLATEQSPRPDAIVDIATLTGACQRALGVLTAGVMGNEQSLVEQVKDSGERTGDTVWQLPLDRRLRQELESEVADMKNVGGDNAGAITAGLFLEEFVDGLPWAHIDMAGTARAERDNAWRSKGATGYGTRLLIDFLMGFKPTRETRH from the coding sequence ATGTTGACCTCGTTTCATTCACGCGCGCAGGCCGAGTTCCACCCCGCTCCCTCCATCGAATCCCTGGAGGAGACGAAGCTCGCCGTATCGACCACCCTCCCCACCGACGTCGGTTGTGTCGGCACGTTCGTGGGAGCGGACGAAGAGGTGAAGGCCCCCGGCCTCGACCGCGCGTTCCTGAAAGCGGCGGGCTTCGAGGGCAAGGCCGGTCAGACGCTGCTCATTCCCCGCTCGGGAGGCCCGCCCCTGGTCGCCGTCGGCCTGGGGGCGCGGGGACAGCTGGATGCAGGCAAGCTCCGGGATGCCGCCGCCGCGTTCGCGCGGGCCGTGGGCCAACAGAAGCGCGTGGCGCTCCAGGTCCCGGACACCGGGAGCGTCCCGGCGGACCTCGCCGCGCAGGCCCTGACCGAAGGCGTCCTGCTCGCCCGCTACCGCTACCGGCCCTACAAGCGGAACTCCGAACAGGAGCCGCCGCTCGAAGCCCTGACGCTCGTCCCGGGTTCGAAGAACACCGAGGAGGTCGAGCAGGGCATGGTGCGCGGAGGCATCCACGCCCGCGCCACGGCGTTCGCGCGCGACCTCGCCAATTCCCCCGCCACCCTGCTGACCGCCGCACGGCTGGCGAAGGTGGCCGAGTCCCTGGCCAAACGCTGCGGCCTGGAGGTCGAGGTCTTCGACGGTGAGGCATTGGCCGGGCTCGGCTGCGGCGGCCTGCTGGGCGTCAACGCCGGCAGCACGGAGCCGCCGCGGATGATCAAGCTGACGTACACGCCCAGGGGCAGCAAGGGCGAAGCCGTCCAGCCCCTGGGCCGCGTCTCACTGGTGGGCAAGGGCATCATGTTCGACTCGGGCGGCCTGGGTCTGAAGCCGAACGACCTGGTCCACGCCACGATGAAGGGCGACATGTCCGGCGCGGGCGCCATCCTCGCGGCGATGACGGCGCTGAAGCAGCTGGGCTGCAGGACGGCGGTGACGGCCTACCTGATGTGCACCGACAACATGCCCTCCGGCACCGCCATGAAGCTGGGGGACGTGCTGACGGTGCGCGGCGGCAAGACGGTGGAGGTCATCAACACCGACGCCGAGGGCCGCCTGGTGATGTCGGACGCGCTCGTCCTGGCCACCGAGCAATCGCCGAGGCCCGACGCCATCGTGGACATCGCCACGCTCACCGGCGCGTGTCAGCGCGCGCTGGGCGTCCTCACCGCGGGCGTCATGGGCAACGAACAGTCCCTGGTGGAGCAGGTGAAGGACTCGGGCGAGCGCACCGGCGACACCGTGTGGCAACTCCCGCTGGACCGGCGCCTGCGGCAGGAACTGGAGTCGGAGGTGGCGGACATGAAGAACGTGGGCGGCGACAACGCCGGGGCCATCACCGCGGGCCTCTTCCTGGAGGAGTTCGTGGACGGGCTGCCCTGGGCGCACATCGACATGGCGGGGACCGCGCGGGCCGAGCGCGACAACGCGTGGCGCAGCAAGGGCGCGACGGGCTACGGCACCCGCCTGCTCATCGACTTCCTCATGGGCTTCAAGCCCACCCGCGAAACCCGCCACTGA
- a CDS encoding DUF2254 domain-containing protein yields the protein MFIRRLRRFLSQPYWLVMGALVVVGGALGIALARVQTDTAPALFGHAWPGDVDDTRGALGALLGLQITVLTIVLSLNTPVIQTAASQYSPRLVPIYLKSAPLRRAIPFFVLSSSYILTAIRELGVIEDAGIRPRPVLSGAIILVLVALCALVVFLARTFRFLRVERVLGLVQDLIVTATERRIQARLRRLPLDPAAVLRLPADATSLLAASSGYLADVDLQDLTRLARDWGVRVRICITVGEYIDQEEVVGWVVADGGGAVEAHVLHGLSATLRIQSAREPDCDPALGLRILVDVANRALSSSANDPYTARQALHQIRSVMRRLAGLPLGDWNVVDPDGRARVSLVAMRLRDYLFLAVDGPLHYAGGDPEVLEEVLQIALTVGLLARDAQDRAAAHALLARVLADVHHSPEKDRFHRLLAQAERVRASFQGERRTRVEQGRADWLPD from the coding sequence ATGTTCATCCGCCGCCTGCGCAGGTTCCTAAGCCAGCCCTACTGGCTGGTCATGGGCGCGCTGGTCGTCGTCGGGGGCGCGCTCGGCATCGCGCTGGCCCGCGTGCAGACGGACACCGCGCCGGCCCTGTTCGGGCATGCCTGGCCCGGAGACGTCGACGACACCCGGGGCGCGCTGGGAGCGTTGCTCGGGTTGCAGATCACCGTCCTCACCATCGTCCTGTCCCTGAACACGCCGGTCATCCAAACCGCGGCGAGCCAGTACTCGCCACGGCTGGTCCCCATCTATCTGAAGAGCGCGCCGCTCCGCCGCGCCATTCCCTTCTTCGTCCTCTCCAGCAGCTACATCCTCACGGCCATCCGGGAGCTGGGCGTCATCGAGGACGCCGGCATCAGGCCCCGGCCCGTCCTGTCGGGAGCCATCATCCTGGTGCTGGTGGCGCTCTGCGCGCTCGTCGTCTTCCTGGCCCGCACCTTCCGCTTCCTGCGGGTGGAGCGCGTGCTGGGGCTGGTGCAGGACCTGATTGTCACCGCGACGGAGCGCCGCATCCAGGCCCGGCTGAGGCGGCTTCCGCTGGACCCCGCGGCGGTCCTGCGGTTGCCGGCGGATGCCACCTCGCTCCTGGCTGCTTCGTCGGGCTACCTCGCGGACGTCGACCTCCAGGACCTCACGCGGCTCGCCCGGGATTGGGGCGTGCGGGTCCGCATCTGCATCACCGTGGGCGAGTACATCGACCAGGAGGAGGTCGTCGGCTGGGTGGTGGCGGACGGAGGGGGCGCCGTGGAGGCCCACGTGCTCCACGGCCTCTCCGCCACGTTGCGCATCCAGTCCGCGCGCGAGCCCGACTGCGACCCCGCGCTCGGGCTTCGCATCCTCGTCGACGTCGCGAACCGGGCCCTGTCCTCGTCCGCGAACGACCCGTACACGGCACGGCAGGCGCTCCATCAGATTCGTTCGGTGATGCGCCGGCTGGCGGGCCTGCCCCTGGGGGACTGGAACGTCGTCGACCCGGATGGCAGGGCGCGTGTGTCACTGGTGGCCATGCGGCTGCGCGACTACCTCTTCCTCGCCGTGGACGGCCCGCTCCATTACGCGGGAGGCGACCCGGAGGTGCTGGAGGAGGTGCTCCAGATTGCCCTCACCGTGGGCCTGCTCGCACGCGACGCACAGGACCGCGCCGCGGCGCACGCGCTGCTCGCACGTGTGCTCGCGGACGTCCATCACTCCCCGGAGAAGGACCGCTTCCACCGCCTGCTCGCCCAGGCGGAGCGCGTCCGGGCCTCCTTCCAGGGCGAGCGCCGTACGCGCGTCGAGCAGGGACGCGCGGACTGGCTTCCAGACTGA